The Intrasporangium calvum DSM 43043 sequence GTCCGAGCCGTGTCGGGCCTGAGCTACCAGGCCCGCCTGGGCCGGACGCTCGCGATCGTCGGCGAGTCCGGGTCCGGCAAGTCCGTGGCCGGCATGGCGGTCCTCGGCCTGCACGACCCGCGCCGGACCCGGACGACGGGGAGCATCCGTCTGGAGGGCGAGGAGGTCGTCGGCGCGTCCGAGTGGACGCTGCAGGCGCTGCGCAGCACCACCGCGGCGATGGTCTTCCAGGACCCGATGAGCTCCCTGCACCCCTTCCACAGGGTCGGCAGGCAGGTCGCAGAGGCCTACCTCGCCCACCACTCGGTGTCGAAGGCGGTCGCTCATCAGCGGGCCGTGGAGATGCTGGACCGGGTCGGCATCCCCAACCCGCACCGGCGGGCGAACCAGTTCCCGCACGAGTTCTCGGGCGGCATGCGGCAGCGGGCCATGATCGCGCTCGGGCTCGTCAACAACCCGAGGCTGCTCATCGCCGACGAGCCGACGACCGCGCTGGACGTCACCGTCCAGGCCCAGATCCTCGACCTCCTCGGCGACCTGCGGCGCGAGTTCGGCTCGGCGGTCATCCTCATCACCCACGACTTGGCGGTGGTCGCGGAGACGGCCGACGACCTGCTCGTCATGTACGCCGGCCGCGCCGTGGAGCAGGGCCCCGCCCGGGAGGTGCTCAGCCGTCCGTCGCATCCCTACACCGAGGCGCTGCTCAGGTCGATCCCCTCCCCGTCGGAGGACGCGGCGCAGCTGCGGCCGATCCGGGGCGCCCCGCCGAGCCTGCTCACCCCGCCCCCCGGGTGCTCGTTCCACCCTCGCTGCGCCTTCAGCGACGG is a genomic window containing:
- a CDS encoding ABC transporter ATP-binding protein translates to MTPADVVLEVTDLSVAFPTEEGVVRAVSGLSYQARLGRTLAIVGESGSGKSVAGMAVLGLHDPRRTRTTGSIRLEGEEVVGASEWTLQALRSTTAAMVFQDPMSSLHPFHRVGRQVAEAYLAHHSVSKAVAHQRAVEMLDRVGIPNPHRRANQFPHEFSGGMRQRAMIALGLVNNPRLLIADEPTTALDVTVQAQILDLLGDLRREFGSAVILITHDLAVVAETADDLLVMYAGRAVEQGPAREVLSRPSHPYTEALLRSIPSPSEDAAQLRPIRGAPPSLLTPPPGCSFHPRCAFSDGMGAVCRTDAPAWRPTPGLVNRHLRCHLADPVAAIEIAGGAR